The following proteins are co-located in the Apium graveolens cultivar Ventura chromosome 5, ASM990537v1, whole genome shotgun sequence genome:
- the LOC141660741 gene encoding 1-aminocyclopropane-1-carboxylate synthase 3-like has translation MKMSMLSTKATCNSHGQDSSYFLGWQEYEKNPYDEVQNPNGIIQMGLAENQLSFDLLESWLENNPDAAAFKQDGDSVFRGLALFQDYHGLPAFKNALVDFMSEIRGKKVRFNPDNLVLTAGATSANETLMFCLAEPGDAFLLPTPYYPGFDRDLKWRTGVEIVPIHCTSSNGFRITETALEQAYKQAHKLNLKVKGVLVTNPSNPLGTTLSLYELNLLVNFIQAKEIHLISDEIYSGTAFRSPSFISITEVLLDRKLINTDVWDRVHIVYSLSKDLGLPGFRVGAIYSNDDMVVAAATKMSSFGLVSSQTQYLLSAMLSDKDFTQNYICENQKRLKKRYEMLVSGLQKAGISCLESNASLFCWVDMRHLLSSKTFDAEMELWKKIVYKVGLNISPGSSCHCIEPGWFRVCFANMSEETLDVAMKRIKSFVDSTTAPTDHHHHHHHNCRRKSLTKWVFRLSSKGHEAKDR, from the exons ATGAAGATGTCGATGCTGTCAACAAAAGCTACTTGCAACTCACATGGCCAAGATTCTTCTTATTTTCTGGGTTGGCAAGAGTACGAGAAGAATCCTTATGACGAGGTTCAGAATCCGAATGGTATCATTCAAATGGGCCTTGCCGAGAATCAGCTGTCGTTCGATCTTCTCGAGTCGTGGCTCGAGAACAATCCGGATGCAGCTGCGTTCAAGCAAGATGGAGACTCAGTTTTCAGGGGGCTTGCTCTCTTTCAAGACTATCATGGCCTTCCTGCTTTCAAGAAT GCATTGGTAGATTTTATGTCCGAAATAAGAGGAAAGAAGGTTAGATTTAATCCTGATAACTTAGTTCTCACAGCTGGAGCAACTTCAGCCAATGAGACACTCATGTTCTGCCTTGCTGAGCCTGGGGACGCTTTTCTCCTTCCTACACCTTACTATCCTGG ATTTGATAGAGATCTCAAGTGGCGAACTGGAGTCGAGATTGTACCCATTCACTGTACTAGCTCCAATGGTTTCCGAATCACGGAAACGGCGCTAGAACAGGCATATAAGCAAGCACATAAACTCAATCTCAAAGTCAAAGGTGTCCTAGTCACCAATCCTTCGAATCCACTAGGCACAACATTAAGCCTGTATGAGCTTAATCTCCTAGTCAACTTTATCCAGGCCAAGGAAATTCACTTGATAAGCGATGAAATTTATTCAGGCACGGCTTTTAGATCACCGAGTTTCATTAGTATTACAGAGGTACTTTTGGACAGAAAGCTGATAAATACTGATGTTTGGGATAGAGTGCACATTGTGTACAGCCTTTCCAAAGATCTCGGTCTTCCGGGTTTTCGAGTTGGAGCAATTTACTCCAACGATGACATGGTTGTAGCTGCAGCTACTAAAATGTCAAGCTTTGGACTGGTTTCTTCTCAAACACAGTATCTCCTCTCGGCTATGCTATCCGATAAAGACTTTACTCAAAACTACATTTGCGAAAATCAGAAAAGGCTTAAGAAGCGTTACGAAATGCTAGTCTCGGGGCTCCAGAAAGCAGGCATTAGTTGCCTTGAGAGCAATGCTAGCTTGTTTTGTTGGGTTGACATGAGACACCTCTTAAGTTCCAAGACTTTCGATGCGGAGATGGAGCTTTGGAAGAAGATTGTTTACAAAGTCGGACTGAACATCTCTCCTGGTTCGTCCTGCCATTGCATCGAACCAGGATGGTTCCGTGTGTGCTTCGCTAACATGTCCGAAGAAACACTAGACGTAGCCATGAAACGTATCAAGTCTTTTGTCGACTCCACCACCGCGCCCACcgaccaccaccaccaccaccaccacaaTTGTAGAAGAAAGTCACTCACCAAGTGGGTTTTTCGACTATCGTCTAAAGGCCACGAGGCAAAGGACCGGTAG
- the LOC141723422 gene encoding putative pectin methylesterase CGR3 isoform X1 → MARSQAINARRFTRGLSHSKSRYPVPTVLAFLAVFFLIGYIFWGSGVSGGIGGGFSKVEGDYTCTFEVQRAIPILKKTYGDSMHKVLHVGPDTCSVVSKLLKEEETEAWGVEPYDIEDADRNCKRLVRRGNVRVADIKFPLPYRAKTFSLVIVSDALDYLSPKYLNKTLPELARVSSDGIIIFTGYPDHSKAKAVDPPKFGRPAKKRSPSWWIRFFVQTSLEENEVAIKKFEQASTRDSYKSGCQIFHLNSYH, encoded by the exons ATGGCTAGAAGTCAAGCAATTAATGCAAGAAGGTTTACGAGGGGGCTTTCTCATTCAAAATCACGTTATCCTGTACCCACCGTTCTTGCGTTTCTG GCTGTATTTTTTCTCATTGGATATATTTTTTGGGGATCAG GTGTTTCTGGGGGTATCGGAGGAGGTTTTAGTAAAGTAGAAG GTGATTACACATGCACATTTGAAGTTCAAAGAGCAATACCTATATTAAAGAAAACATATGGTGACAGCATGCACAAAGTTTTGCATGTTGGTCCTGATACTTGTTCAGTAGTCTCTAAATTGTTAAAAGAGGAGGAAACTGAAGCATGGGGTGTGGAACCATATGACATAGAAGATGCTGATAGAAACTGCAAAAGACTTGTGCGCAGAGGAAATGTACGTGTGGCTGATATAAAGTTTCCATTGCCATACAGAGCGAAAACATTTTCTCTTGTTATTGTGTCAGATGCACTTGATTACCTGTCCCCAAAATACTTGAACAAGACACTTCCAGAATTGGCCAGGGTATCTTCTGATGGTATAATTATATTTACAG GTTATCCAGACCACTCCAAAGCTAAAGCTGTTGATCCGCCAAAATTTGGGCGCCCT GCTAAAAAGCGAAGCCCGTCTTGGTGGATACGCTTTTTTGTTCAGACCAGCTTAGAAGAGAATGAAGTGGCCATTAAGAAGTTTGAGCAAGCTTCGACCCGCGATTCATATAAGTCAGGGTGCCAAATTTTTCACCTCAACTCGTACCATTGA
- the LOC141723422 gene encoding putative pectin methylesterase CGR2 isoform X2 — MARSQAINARRFTRGLSHSKSRYPVPTVLAFLAVFFLIGYIFWGSGVSGGIGGGFSKVEGDYTCTFEVQRAIPILKKTYGDSMHKVLHVGPDTCSVVSKLLKEEETEAWGVEPYDIEDADRNCKRLVRRGNVRVADIKFPLPYRAKTFSLVIVSDALDYLSPKYLNKTLPELARVSSDGIIIFTGYPDHSKAKAVDPPKFGRPLLTVTSAQILVKEIKLIILKVKRKFGLLTASWT, encoded by the exons ATGGCTAGAAGTCAAGCAATTAATGCAAGAAGGTTTACGAGGGGGCTTTCTCATTCAAAATCACGTTATCCTGTACCCACCGTTCTTGCGTTTCTG GCTGTATTTTTTCTCATTGGATATATTTTTTGGGGATCAG GTGTTTCTGGGGGTATCGGAGGAGGTTTTAGTAAAGTAGAAG GTGATTACACATGCACATTTGAAGTTCAAAGAGCAATACCTATATTAAAGAAAACATATGGTGACAGCATGCACAAAGTTTTGCATGTTGGTCCTGATACTTGTTCAGTAGTCTCTAAATTGTTAAAAGAGGAGGAAACTGAAGCATGGGGTGTGGAACCATATGACATAGAAGATGCTGATAGAAACTGCAAAAGACTTGTGCGCAGAGGAAATGTACGTGTGGCTGATATAAAGTTTCCATTGCCATACAGAGCGAAAACATTTTCTCTTGTTATTGTGTCAGATGCACTTGATTACCTGTCCCCAAAATACTTGAACAAGACACTTCCAGAATTGGCCAGGGTATCTTCTGATGGTATAATTATATTTACAG GTTATCCAGACCACTCCAAAGCTAAAGCTGTTGATCCGCCAAAATTTGGGCGCCCT TTATTAACAGTCACGTCTGCTCAAATCTTGGTCAAAGAGATTAAGTTGATTATTCTGAAAGTAAAACGAAAATTTGGGCTACTAACTGCTTCTTGGACTTGA